Below is a window of Thermoflexus sp. DNA.
GGTGATGAGGCAGGGATCGGATGCTTCGTGGAGTCGTTGAATTGTGGCGTTATCGAGATCTGCTCTGGTTGCTCACCTGGCGGGATCTCAAGGTCCGATACCGGAATTCGGTCCTCGGCGTGGCCTGGTCATGGATGAACCCCCTGCTGATGATGACCGTATTCACAGTGGTCTTCACCGTGATGAACCGGGGGCCGGCCAGCCTTCCGCACTTTCACGCCTTTGTGCTGATCGGCATCCTGGCCTGGAACGCCTTCGCCATCTCCGTTCAGGGGGCTGCGGAGAGCGTCACCGCCAGCGCCCCCCTGGTGCGCAAGGTCTATTTCCCCCGTGAGGTCCTCCCCCTCTCGGTCGTCCTTTCGAATATGCTGAATTTCCTGATCTCCCTGCCCATCTATTTCGCCATCGCATGGCTCTCCGGGATCCGGCCGACGCCCTGGCTGCTGCTGCTGCCGCTGACACTGCTGGCCCATGGGATGTTCACCGCGGGCGTGGCCCTGGCGGTCTCGGCTTTGAATGTGTTCTACCGGGACACCGGGCATATCCTCCAGGTGTTGTTGCTGGCCTGGTTCTTCCTGACCCCGATCTTCTATCCGATATCGGTTTTGCCTCGAAAGGCCTCGTTCCTGGGGATCTCGGTGGACGTCTGGCTCTGGACCCGGCGCCTGAACCCCATGGCCTCGATCATCGCTTCTTATCACGATCTCTTTTACTATGGGACGTATACGGCGCCGGAGTTCCTCATCCGGACCCTGGTCACTGCCGGGCTGGTAGGGCTTCTGGGTTATGCGCTGTTCCGCCGGCTCAGCCCCCGCTTCGCCGAGGAAGTTTGAAGGGAGGAGCTCTGGCGGCGATCACCCGGCGGAGCCCAGCCGTTCCAGGGCGAAGGCAAAGGGTTCTTCAGCCCGGATCACGGCGGCTGGGATGCCGGCGTTTTTCAGCAGGGGAAGAACGCGAGGGGCGGTCTCCGGCCCGCCAAAGGAGGCAGTCTCCAGCACGATCGCGACCACCCGCATGCCATGAGAGACCAAGCTTCGAGCGGCCATCGCCCATCGCGGATCGCCGGAGGGGGTGATCAGGATGAGGATGGAGCCGCGGGCGATGCGGAGGGCATGGGATTGTAGCGCCTGGTGGAAGGGGATCTCGCCGTGCGCCCGCAGCAGCGCCAGC
It encodes the following:
- a CDS encoding ABC transporter permease → MLRGVVELWRYRDLLWLLTWRDLKVRYRNSVLGVAWSWMNPLLMMTVFTVVFTVMNRGPASLPHFHAFVLIGILAWNAFAISVQGAAESVTASAPLVRKVYFPREVLPLSVVLSNMLNFLISLPIYFAIAWLSGIRPTPWLLLLPLTLLAHGMFTAGVALAVSALNVFYRDTGHILQVLLLAWFFLTPIFYPISVLPRKASFLGISVDVWLWTRRLNPMASIIASYHDLFYYGTYTAPEFLIRTLVTAGLVGLLGYALFRRLSPRFAEEV